The following are from one region of the Stenotrophomonas lactitubi genome:
- the speA gene encoding arginine decarboxylase produces MTDWSLDQARKTYSIPHWADGYFDVDQAGHMVVRPTGADGPVVSLPKVVDAARAAGAKLPLLVRFPDILGQRLGKLQAAFAQAQQDWDYPGGYTAVYPIKVNQHRGVAGTLASHHGEGFGLEAGSKPELMAVLALSRPGGLIVCNGYKDREYIRLALIGRKLGLQTFIVIEKPSELKLVLEESKALDVKPGLGVRMRLASLGAGKWQNSGGDKAKFGLSPRQLLDLWKSLRDTEYADCLSLLHFHMGSQISNVRDIANGMREATRYFVELSQLGAKITHVDVGGGLGVDYEGTRSRSFCSINYGLNSYASNIVQPLANACEEHGLTPPRIVTECGRAMTAHHAVLIANVSEVEQAQEGRVPDQHDDEPASIRHLREIHEELDVRPAVELFQEAQHFHAEGLSSYALGQIDLPQRARIDDLFYAIAHGVRARLSYDEKSHRPALDELNERLVDKYFVNFSVFESIPDAWAIDQVFPIVPIERLNETPDRRGIIADMTCDSDGMVKTYVENESLDSSLPLHAIKHGESYRIGFFMVGAYQEILGDIHNLFGDTDAVEVLADADGYAITQQRRGDTTDVMLDYVGYKLDDLRAAYADRVASADLSPERAQELSEALEAGLTGYTYLSDEPLI; encoded by the coding sequence ATGACCGATTGGTCCCTCGACCAAGCCCGCAAGACCTACTCGATCCCGCACTGGGCGGATGGTTATTTCGACGTGGATCAGGCCGGGCACATGGTGGTGAGACCGACCGGGGCCGATGGCCCGGTGGTGTCGCTGCCCAAGGTGGTGGATGCCGCGCGCGCGGCCGGCGCCAAGCTGCCGCTGCTGGTGCGCTTCCCGGACATCCTCGGCCAGCGCCTGGGCAAGCTGCAGGCGGCGTTCGCCCAGGCCCAGCAGGATTGGGACTACCCGGGCGGCTACACCGCTGTGTACCCGATCAAGGTGAACCAGCACCGCGGCGTGGCCGGTACCCTGGCCAGCCACCACGGTGAGGGCTTCGGCCTGGAAGCGGGCAGCAAGCCGGAACTGATGGCCGTGCTGGCGCTGTCGCGCCCGGGTGGCCTGATCGTCTGCAACGGCTACAAGGACCGCGAGTACATCCGCCTGGCCCTGATCGGCCGCAAGCTGGGCCTGCAGACCTTCATCGTCATCGAGAAGCCGTCCGAGCTGAAGCTGGTGCTGGAAGAATCCAAGGCGCTGGACGTGAAGCCGGGCCTGGGCGTGCGCATGCGCCTGGCCTCGCTGGGCGCCGGCAAGTGGCAGAACAGCGGTGGCGACAAGGCCAAGTTCGGCCTGTCCCCGCGCCAGCTGCTGGACCTGTGGAAGTCGCTGCGCGATACCGAATATGCCGACTGCCTGAGCCTGCTGCATTTCCACATGGGCTCGCAGATCTCCAACGTGCGCGACATTGCCAACGGCATGCGCGAAGCCACCCGTTACTTCGTCGAGCTGTCACAGCTGGGTGCGAAGATCACCCACGTCGACGTCGGCGGCGGCCTGGGCGTGGACTATGAAGGCACCCGTTCGCGCAGCTTCTGCTCGATCAACTACGGCCTGAATTCGTACGCCAGCAACATCGTGCAGCCGCTGGCCAACGCCTGCGAAGAACACGGCCTGACCCCGCCGCGCATCGTCACCGAGTGCGGCCGCGCGATGACCGCGCACCACGCGGTGCTGATCGCCAACGTGTCCGAAGTGGAACAGGCGCAGGAAGGCCGCGTGCCGGATCAGCACGACGACGAGCCGGCTTCGATCCGCCACCTGCGCGAGATCCACGAGGAGCTGGACGTGCGTCCGGCGGTGGAGCTGTTCCAGGAAGCGCAGCACTTCCACGCCGAAGGCCTGTCCAGCTATGCGCTGGGCCAGATCGACCTGCCGCAGCGTGCGCGGATCGACGATCTGTTCTATGCCATCGCCCACGGTGTGCGTGCGCGCCTGAGCTACGACGAGAAGAGCCATCGCCCGGCACTGGATGAACTGAACGAGCGCCTGGTCGACAAGTACTTCGTCAACTTCAGCGTGTTCGAGTCGATTCCCGATGCGTGGGCGATCGACCAGGTGTTCCCGATCGTGCCGATCGAGCGCCTGAACGAAACGCCGGATCGCCGCGGCATCATCGCCGACATGACCTGCGATTCCGATGGCATGGTCAAGACCTACGTCGAGAACGAAAGCCTGGACAGCTCGCTGCCGCTGCACGCGATCAAGCACGGCGAGAGCTACCGCATCGGTTTCTTCATGGTGGGTGCCTACCAGGAAATCCTCGGCGACATCCACAACCTGTTCGGTGATACCGATGCGGTGGAAGTGCTGGCCGATGCCGATGGCTATGCCATTACCCAGCAGCGTCGCGGCGACACCACCGATGTGATGCTGGATTACGTGGGCTACAAGCTGGATGACCTGCGTGCAGCCTACGCCGACCGCGTGGCATCGGCAGACCTGTCGCCGGAGCGCGCGCAGGAACTGTCCGAAGCGCTGGAAGCGGGCCTGACTGGTTACACCTACCTGTCCGACGAACCGCTGATCTGA
- the speE gene encoding polyamine aminopropyltransferase, which produces MTDNSNWYIEHFERTGSAIGYRITGKLDEVQSPFQKIEIFQTTDWGNLMTIDGAIMLTSKDNFFYHEMISHPVLFTHAAPKRVVIIGGGDCGTLREVLKHKGVESVTQCDIDEQVTVMARKHFPELCDSNNDPRAELMFDDGVAYMANCPAGSVDVVIVDSTDPVGPGEGLFNKAFYESCFKALKDDGILVQQSESPLMQLELINEMRAEMGKAGFGSFKTLPFPQPCYPTGWWSVTLARKGDSSFDFRQADSAAKTFDTLYYTAALHTGVLVTPPFVKAALKG; this is translated from the coding sequence ATGACTGACAACAGCAACTGGTACATCGAACACTTCGAGCGCACCGGCTCGGCCATCGGCTACCGCATCACCGGCAAGCTGGACGAAGTGCAGTCGCCGTTCCAGAAGATCGAGATCTTCCAGACCACCGACTGGGGCAACCTGATGACCATCGATGGGGCCATCATGCTGACCAGCAAGGACAACTTCTTCTACCACGAGATGATCAGCCACCCGGTGCTGTTCACCCACGCCGCGCCCAAGCGCGTGGTGATCATCGGCGGCGGCGACTGCGGCACCCTGCGCGAAGTGCTCAAGCACAAGGGCGTGGAGAGCGTGACCCAGTGCGACATCGACGAGCAGGTGACGGTGATGGCGCGCAAGCACTTCCCGGAACTGTGCGATTCCAACAACGACCCGCGCGCCGAGCTGATGTTCGATGACGGCGTAGCCTACATGGCCAACTGCCCGGCCGGCAGCGTGGACGTGGTGATCGTCGATTCGACCGATCCGGTCGGCCCGGGCGAAGGCCTGTTCAACAAGGCGTTCTACGAGAGCTGCTTCAAGGCCCTGAAGGACGACGGCATCCTGGTGCAGCAGTCCGAGTCGCCGCTGATGCAGCTGGAACTGATCAACGAGATGCGCGCCGAGATGGGCAAGGCCGGCTTCGGCTCGTTCAAGACCCTGCCGTTCCCGCAGCCGTGCTACCCCACCGGCTGGTGGAGCGTGACCCTGGCGCGCAAGGGCGACAGCAGCTTCGACTTCCGCCAGGCCGATTCGGCCGCCAAGACCTTCGACACCCTGTACTACACCGCCGCGCTGCACACCGGCGTGCTGGTGACCCCGCCGTTCGTGAAGGCGGCGCTGAAGGGTTGA
- a CDS encoding aspartyl/asparaginyl beta-hydroxylase domain-containing protein, which produces MIKIVLAALFVSCVLYIHFRGKVRARWSRQLLDHSSFMAPINVVMYMFSKVPTTPFLDPGKEFPQLEPLRQNWQMIRDEALALRDAQAIAASSTFNDAGFNSFFRRGWKRFYLKWYGPSHPSAKAMCPKTTALLESLPDVRAAMFAQLPSGSELRPHRDPFAGSLRLHLGLATPNNDACYIEVDGIKKSWRDGEWMMFDETYIHHAHNETPDDRVILFCDIARPLRFGLPGLFNRLVASTLLAGGASPNLPGDPTGGVNKAFGSVYKVRLKAKALRERSVVAYQVIKWGLVVAVIAGIWAL; this is translated from the coding sequence ATCATCAAAATCGTACTTGCGGCGCTGTTCGTGTCCTGCGTGCTGTACATCCACTTCCGTGGCAAGGTCCGTGCGCGCTGGTCGCGCCAGCTGCTGGACCACTCCAGCTTCATGGCCCCGATCAACGTGGTCATGTACATGTTCTCGAAGGTGCCGACCACGCCGTTCCTGGACCCGGGCAAGGAGTTCCCGCAGTTGGAGCCGCTGCGGCAGAACTGGCAGATGATCCGCGACGAGGCACTGGCGCTGCGCGATGCGCAGGCGATCGCTGCCTCCAGCACGTTCAACGATGCCGGCTTCAACTCGTTCTTCCGCCGCGGCTGGAAGCGCTTCTACCTGAAGTGGTACGGCCCCTCGCACCCGTCGGCCAAGGCGATGTGCCCGAAGACCACCGCGCTGCTGGAATCGCTGCCGGACGTGCGTGCGGCGATGTTCGCGCAGCTGCCCTCGGGCAGCGAGCTGCGCCCGCACCGCGACCCGTTCGCCGGTTCGCTGCGCCTGCACCTGGGCCTGGCTACGCCCAACAACGATGCCTGCTACATCGAAGTGGACGGCATCAAGAAGAGCTGGCGCGACGGCGAGTGGATGATGTTCGACGAGACCTACATCCACCACGCACACAACGAGACGCCCGATGACCGGGTGATCCTGTTCTGCGATATCGCCCGCCCGCTGCGCTTCGGTCTGCCGGGCCTGTTCAACCGCCTGGTGGCGTCCACGCTGCTGGCCGGTGGTGCCTCGCCGAACCTGCCGGGTGACCCGACCGGTGGCGTCAACAAGGCCTTCGGCAGCGTCTACAAGGTGCGGCTGAAGGCCAAGGCCCTGCGCGAGCGCAGCGTGGTGGCCTACCAGGTGATCAAGTGGGGCCTGGTGGTGGCGGTGATCGCTGGTATCTGGGCGCTTTGA
- a CDS encoding RIO1 family regulatory kinase/ATPase domain-containing protein, with the protein MIPSITPSPSCGDDAVAPLLLKRGERFLAPDVYRTCLDGRPAVVKDYSRYRGTPVSPIARLMVRREARMLERLGGWKHAPALLGTLGGLALGMEFIPGQTLSTAQAVGNEVFEQLQHAITRLHAAGITHNDLHGTNVVVSAGVPVLLDFTSAWRVPRWLRRNPLSRQLSRSDMKNLLKMRQRVTGQAPSAAQAALVADPGWVAAVRQGWKRFYKWAKRR; encoded by the coding sequence ATGATCCCTTCCATTACTCCCTCCCCGTCCTGCGGCGATGACGCCGTGGCGCCGCTGCTGCTCAAGCGCGGTGAACGTTTCCTCGCCCCCGATGTCTACCGCACCTGCCTGGACGGTCGTCCGGCCGTGGTGAAGGACTACTCCCGCTACCGTGGCACCCCGGTGTCGCCGATCGCCCGGCTGATGGTGCGCCGCGAAGCGCGCATGCTGGAGCGCCTGGGCGGCTGGAAGCACGCCCCAGCCCTGCTCGGCACCCTCGGTGGCCTGGCGCTGGGCATGGAATTCATCCCCGGCCAGACCCTGAGCACCGCGCAGGCCGTGGGCAATGAAGTGTTTGAACAGCTGCAGCACGCGATCACCCGCCTGCATGCCGCCGGCATCACCCACAACGACCTGCATGGCACCAACGTGGTGGTCAGCGCCGGCGTACCGGTGCTGCTGGATTTCACCTCGGCCTGGCGCGTACCGCGCTGGCTGCGCCGCAACCCGCTGAGCCGGCAGCTGAGCCGCAGCGACATGAAGAACCTGCTGAAGATGCGCCAGCGCGTGACCGGCCAGGCGCCGAGTGCTGCACAGGCCGCGCTGGTGGCTGACCCGGGTTGGGTGGCAGCCGTGCGCCAGGGCTGGAAGCGGTTCTACAAGTGGGCCAAGCGCCGGTAG
- a CDS encoding P-II family nitrogen regulator, which produces MKMVMAVIKPFKLDDVREALAERGVTGITVTEVKGFGRQKGHTELYRGAEYVVDFLPKVKLEVAVTDDQVEVVVEAIVKAAGTGKIGDGKVFVYDLGSVVRIRTGELDADAL; this is translated from the coding sequence ATGAAGATGGTCATGGCGGTGATCAAGCCGTTCAAGCTCGACGACGTGCGCGAAGCGCTGGCCGAGCGCGGGGTTACCGGGATCACGGTGACGGAAGTGAAGGGCTTCGGTCGCCAGAAGGGCCATACCGAGCTGTACCGCGGCGCCGAGTACGTGGTCGACTTCCTGCCGAAGGTGAAGCTGGAAGTGGCGGTGACCGACGATCAGGTTGAGGTGGTGGTTGAGGCCATCGTGAAGGCGGCGGGCACCGGCAAGATCGGCGACGGCAAGGTGTTCGTGTACGACCTGGGTAGCGTGGTGCGTATTCGTACGGGTGAATTGGACGCGGACGCGCTGTAA
- the ubiK gene encoding ubiquinone biosynthesis accessory factor UbiK — MIDLNQIDDLARRLSDLVPPGLRESREELQATFKSALQAGLAKLDLVTREEFEVQRAVLLKTREKLDALETAVRELEGRSKAE; from the coding sequence ATGATCGACCTGAACCAAATCGATGACCTGGCCCGTCGCCTCAGCGACCTGGTGCCGCCGGGCCTGCGCGAATCGCGCGAGGAACTGCAGGCCACCTTCAAGAGCGCGCTGCAGGCCGGGCTGGCCAAGCTGGACCTGGTGACGCGCGAGGAATTTGAAGTGCAGCGTGCGGTGCTGTTGAAGACGCGCGAGAAGCTGGATGCGCTGGAAACGGCGGTGCGCGAGCTGGAAGGCCGCAGCAAGGCAGAATGA
- the arr gene encoding NAD(+)--rifampin ADP-ribosyltransferase, giving the protein MAQDTDWTPVSHDTYDQVAGPFYHGTRAALVVGELLSAGFRSNYRDSVVMNHIYFTTIAKGAGLAAEMARGEGRPRVYVVEPTGPFEDDPNVTNKKFAGNPTRSYRSAEPLRVVGEITEWEAYDAEFVRQLKAFVASGSGEIIN; this is encoded by the coding sequence ATGGCACAGGACACCGACTGGACACCCGTTTCGCATGACACCTACGACCAGGTCGCCGGGCCGTTCTATCACGGCACCCGCGCTGCCCTCGTGGTGGGCGAGCTGCTGAGCGCGGGCTTCCGGTCCAACTATCGCGACAGCGTGGTGATGAACCACATCTACTTCACGACGATTGCCAAAGGTGCTGGACTGGCTGCGGAGATGGCCCGGGGTGAGGGGCGACCGCGTGTGTATGTGGTGGAGCCGACCGGGCCGTTTGAAGACGATCCGAACGTGACCAACAAGAAGTTTGCGGGGAATCCGACGCGGTCGTATCGGAGTGCGGAGCCGTTGCGGGTTGTTGGGGAGATTACGGAGTGGGAGGCCTACGATGCGGAGTTTGTTCGGCAGTTGAAGGCGTTTGTTGCTTCGGGGAGTGGAGAGATCATCAACTGA
- a CDS encoding SIR2 family protein — translation MRTELLEAHSSGKLILFVGAGVSANLGLPTWSELIARIAQELGYDPAVFATYGDHQTLAEFYRKKRGGLGELRSWMDVEWHKPSTNIKASDIHKHIAKGNFSRIYTTNYDRWIEIAHTEFGVKYDKIASVADMVAVRDGHRQIIKFHGDFATDESIVLDETSYYRRLSFDTPLDIKLRNDMLSNSILFIGYSLNDFNIRLLFYRLTEIWRLSPLASARPKSYVFTNRPNPAAEEVLRHWGIEMIVSDEDDPKTALTDFLKALVC, via the coding sequence ATGAGAACTGAACTTTTAGAAGCCCATAGCAGCGGCAAACTAATTCTGTTCGTGGGGGCGGGGGTATCCGCAAATCTTGGTCTGCCTACTTGGAGTGAGTTGATCGCCCGGATCGCCCAGGAGTTGGGCTACGATCCGGCCGTGTTTGCCACCTACGGGGACCATCAGACACTCGCTGAGTTTTACAGAAAGAAGAGAGGGGGGCTTGGCGAGCTTCGGAGCTGGATGGATGTTGAATGGCACAAGCCTTCTACGAACATCAAGGCCTCCGATATTCACAAGCACATCGCCAAGGGGAACTTCTCCCGGATCTACACCACCAATTACGACCGGTGGATTGAGATTGCCCACACCGAGTTTGGAGTGAAGTACGACAAGATTGCCAGCGTAGCGGACATGGTCGCTGTCAGGGACGGCCATCGGCAGATCATCAAGTTCCACGGTGACTTCGCAACGGACGAATCCATCGTCCTCGACGAGACCAGCTACTACCGGCGGCTGAGCTTCGACACACCTCTGGACATCAAACTTCGCAACGACATGCTGAGCAACTCCATCCTTTTCATCGGCTACAGCCTAAATGACTTCAATATTCGGCTCCTTTTCTATCGCCTGACCGAGATCTGGAGACTGTCACCTCTGGCATCGGCGAGACCCAAGTCGTATGTCTTCACCAACCGTCCGAACCCTGCGGCAGAAGAGGTGCTGAGGCACTGGGGCATTGAGATGATCGTGTCAGATGAGGACGATCCGAAGACTGCGTTAACGGACTTCCTCAAAGCGCTTGTGTGCTGA
- a CDS encoding non-canonical purine NTP pyrophosphatase, translating into MKIRFMSGNEHKIREVRRILEPVGVDVVSLSRKIEELQTQDVNALVRDKLIKAFRQIGRPLFVEHTGLYLTGLNGLPAGLTQIFWDQLKVKGFADLVAALADDKVVAKSVIGYCDGRQMHLFEGVIKGRVPRAPAGPQDFQWDCVFIPDGHTKTFAEMGAGKDEISMRRLALDKFADHLKASRAMT; encoded by the coding sequence TTGAAGATTCGGTTCATGTCAGGCAACGAGCACAAGATCAGAGAGGTGCGACGCATTCTCGAGCCTGTCGGCGTGGACGTTGTATCGCTCTCCAGAAAGATCGAGGAACTACAGACGCAGGATGTCAACGCGCTCGTGCGAGACAAACTGATCAAGGCGTTCCGACAGATCGGTCGCCCTCTATTCGTCGAGCACACAGGGCTGTACCTCACCGGACTGAATGGACTTCCTGCAGGCCTGACTCAGATCTTTTGGGACCAATTGAAAGTTAAAGGATTCGCGGACCTCGTAGCTGCTCTGGCAGACGACAAAGTTGTCGCCAAGTCGGTCATTGGGTACTGCGATGGACGCCAGATGCACCTCTTTGAAGGCGTAATCAAGGGGAGAGTTCCGCGCGCGCCTGCTGGGCCGCAAGACTTCCAGTGGGACTGCGTTTTCATCCCCGACGGGCACACGAAGACCTTTGCCGAAATGGGTGCAGGGAAGGACGAAATATCCATGCGTCGCCTAGCGTTGGACAAGTTTGCCGATCACCTTAAAGCTTCGAGAGCCATGACATGA
- a CDS encoding adenosine deaminase family protein, with translation MNQHQLNLLGVQGMANEIDDDGALAHVHDRGELHVHLNGAVPTSVVREIMADEATFFPAGFDFERSMTRIAPCDSLAEYLTPWQVLRLFPRKIENLDRLAYAVLASLADNAVRFVELRSSVLYLSGLQSCTPAQAMERLIESTGNAAQRHGIRRGLILTVTRGDYDASNLATLLQAYEDIGRPRDVVGLDLAGDEDTPYSAVLPAMFREAKDRYGFGITIHAGETGRVENVRAAVELFHADRIGHGTAASKDPDLMDLLANRGVCVEVCPISNRLTGAVPHNEAHPLQDFQRRGVPFVICSDNPAIHQRGLADDQAAAMAEGLSVRHMQQQYEMAKRFSFMEGLS, from the coding sequence TTGAATCAGCATCAACTCAATTTGCTTGGTGTGCAGGGCATGGCTAACGAAATCGACGACGACGGAGCGCTTGCCCACGTGCATGATCGCGGGGAACTCCATGTGCATTTGAACGGGGCGGTCCCCACGTCAGTGGTCCGGGAGATCATGGCCGACGAGGCAACCTTCTTTCCGGCTGGGTTCGATTTCGAACGGAGCATGACACGCATTGCCCCTTGCGATTCGCTGGCGGAGTACCTTACGCCTTGGCAGGTGCTTCGGCTATTCCCTAGGAAGATCGAAAACCTTGACCGCCTAGCCTATGCTGTTCTTGCGAGCCTGGCAGATAACGCGGTCCGTTTCGTCGAGCTGCGCAGCAGCGTCCTCTACTTGTCAGGGCTTCAGAGCTGCACGCCGGCGCAGGCAATGGAACGCCTCATAGAGTCGACAGGCAACGCGGCTCAGCGCCACGGAATACGGCGTGGCTTGATCCTGACCGTGACGCGGGGCGACTACGACGCATCTAATCTCGCCACCCTGCTGCAGGCCTACGAGGACATCGGACGACCGAGAGATGTCGTGGGGCTTGACCTTGCGGGGGATGAGGACACGCCCTACTCCGCAGTGCTGCCTGCAATGTTCCGTGAGGCCAAGGACCGATACGGCTTTGGAATCACGATCCATGCGGGAGAGACAGGCCGCGTGGAAAACGTGCGCGCGGCCGTGGAACTATTCCACGCTGATCGGATCGGCCATGGCACGGCGGCCAGCAAGGATCCGGATTTAATGGACCTGCTTGCTAATAGGGGCGTCTGCGTCGAGGTCTGTCCGATAAGCAATCGGCTGACAGGCGCTGTTCCCCATAACGAGGCTCACCCTCTGCAGGATTTCCAACGCCGCGGTGTGCCTTTCGTGATCTGCTCGGATAACCCAGCGATTCATCAGCGTGGTTTGGCCGACGACCAAGCCGCTGCGATGGCCGAAGGACTCTCTGTTCGGCACATGCAGCAGCAATACGAGATGGCCAAGCGATTTTCATTCATGGAGGGTCTGAGTTGA
- a CDS encoding PHD finger domain-containing protein, with protein sequence MNLEKFSKIAESLRQYRRAELKDFEPETNGKPVDLLYVDPLPGEAVLKSVLSGNTTFLLGRKGTGKSTVFARAQSTLRDKKDIISVYIDVKSIYDVVDAADISVVDLASNNISPVAYRSHMLRKVMLGKVIAGLLKEVSSACERLSLWDRWLSGMKRQYDDLISSLTALADGIKGAKLEQHEIPVLQKISHQLRIKKQQENSQKIDQSAKVAARLSPAKAELSANISESLTDFDRTLDDSDFYNEYSDVVVKSFPFADIIEDIQGLIAGAGLARLVAFFDDFSELSFIDQRLFVDVVLSPLNNSSNESVKLKVAGYPGRVYYGKIDPGKADTISLDFSDLYEASEVQEMERSASSYAARLLETRFKVFGEDLSSYFEFSSDAARDDLMRLIFQASFNVPRIMGHLLHLLYLDRISKGQKITAASIRLASRKYYENTISKYFDRLNRYALEPFENKLDRHNQSQLLSCLINEAKEVKRRIISKEVGGDYFASLGANPPTSHFTVSPGLEDMLSSLESNFFVSRYKKMRAKDNREIVVYSLFLGLCENERMSWGYPEGRPFRHYFQQRCFEYTRAIHQFLSSNQTIRCDTCGMCHSMDNRDKFEFFKWRCPDCREGTCSVVNLSDDFKDEVARLDKEIMLEPIELEIISTLNEEQREMRAGEISALIDTTHQMVGRRTSKLKDMGLVDKEADSDGKMRSRLTSRCEATYFGSPGREN encoded by the coding sequence ATGAATCTAGAGAAGTTCTCGAAAATTGCTGAATCACTTCGTCAATATAGACGTGCAGAGCTTAAGGATTTCGAGCCTGAAACTAACGGCAAGCCTGTTGACCTGCTTTATGTTGATCCGCTTCCCGGAGAGGCGGTTCTCAAGTCTGTATTGTCTGGAAATACAACTTTTCTTTTGGGGCGAAAAGGTACGGGGAAGAGCACCGTTTTTGCTCGCGCTCAGTCTACGCTTCGCGACAAGAAGGATATTATTTCGGTTTATATCGATGTAAAGTCCATATATGACGTGGTTGATGCGGCTGATATATCGGTCGTCGACTTGGCGTCCAACAATATTTCCCCCGTCGCCTATCGCTCTCACATGCTTAGGAAGGTGATGCTCGGAAAAGTCATTGCGGGCTTGCTTAAGGAAGTAAGCTCAGCATGTGAGCGGCTGTCTCTGTGGGATCGCTGGTTGTCCGGAATGAAGCGTCAGTATGATGATTTGATCTCTAGCCTTACTGCTCTTGCAGATGGAATTAAAGGGGCAAAGCTTGAGCAGCACGAGATTCCAGTCCTGCAAAAAATCAGCCACCAGCTGCGTATAAAGAAGCAGCAGGAGAATTCGCAGAAGATTGATCAATCTGCGAAAGTGGCGGCGAGGCTGTCGCCAGCCAAGGCTGAGTTGAGTGCAAATATTAGTGAATCTTTGACTGACTTCGATAGAACACTGGATGATAGCGATTTTTATAATGAATACTCTGATGTTGTCGTCAAGTCATTCCCTTTTGCGGATATAATTGAGGATATTCAAGGGCTGATAGCTGGTGCTGGCCTCGCCCGCCTAGTGGCATTCTTTGACGATTTTTCAGAGTTGAGCTTTATAGATCAGCGACTTTTTGTGGATGTCGTTTTGTCTCCTTTGAATAATTCCAGCAATGAATCGGTTAAGCTGAAGGTTGCTGGATATCCGGGGAGGGTTTATTACGGGAAAATTGACCCGGGGAAGGCTGATACTATTAGCCTGGACTTCTCTGATCTTTACGAGGCGTCTGAAGTGCAAGAGATGGAGCGCTCGGCATCCTCTTATGCGGCAAGACTTTTGGAGACTCGCTTTAAGGTTTTTGGGGAAGATCTATCTAGTTATTTTGAATTTTCATCCGATGCTGCTCGCGACGATTTAATGCGTTTGATTTTCCAGGCGTCATTTAACGTGCCTAGAATAATGGGCCATTTGCTGCATCTTCTGTATCTTGATAGAATTTCTAAAGGTCAAAAAATAACGGCCGCATCTATTCGTCTGGCTTCTCGCAAATACTACGAAAATACCATTTCTAAGTACTTTGATCGCCTTAATCGTTACGCATTGGAGCCTTTTGAGAACAAGCTTGATCGCCATAATCAAAGCCAGCTGCTGAGCTGTCTAATTAATGAGGCGAAGGAGGTGAAGCGCAGAATAATATCCAAAGAGGTTGGGGGTGACTATTTTGCAAGTCTTGGCGCTAATCCGCCTACAAGTCACTTTACCGTTAGTCCGGGTTTGGAGGATATGCTTTCATCTCTAGAGTCTAATTTTTTTGTTTCTCGTTACAAGAAGATGCGAGCCAAGGATAATCGAGAGATCGTGGTGTACTCGCTATTTCTTGGGTTGTGTGAAAATGAGCGGATGAGTTGGGGTTATCCAGAGGGTCGCCCATTTAGGCATTATTTCCAGCAGCGTTGCTTTGAGTACACCCGCGCTATTCATCAATTTTTGTCAAGCAATCAGACTATTCGTTGTGATACATGTGGAATGTGTCACTCTATGGATAATCGAGATAAGTTTGAATTCTTTAAGTGGCGATGCCCGGATTGCAGGGAAGGGACTTGCTCGGTTGTAAATCTTTCGGATGATTTCAAGGATGAGGTGGCGCGCCTTGATAAAGAGATCATGCTGGAGCCGATTGAGTTGGAGATAATTAGCACTCTCAATGAAGAGCAGAGAGAAATGCGCGCCGGCGAAATTTCTGCGCTAATTGACACTACCCATCAAATGGTAGGGCGTAGGACAAGCAAGTTGAAAGATATGGGGCTGGTGGATAAGGAGGCGGATAGTGATGGAAAAATGCGAAGTCGCCTTACTTCTCGATGTGAAGCAACTTACTTCGGTTCCCCTGGGCGCGAAAATTAA
- a CDS encoding cold-shock protein encodes MKKRGFAAAAVCIVMIGAIWAGWPEPAGDQVWAYQKLQPADYRLLHSDALGFVTAKADEGFQLHTRYAGVTSFEIRCKGVLVMDVENAPSRVLIRMPADALWRAPDIERLRLSFERWLDYHQSQGGLLVESGGTSWIEALFGRFNESVPDEQRCVF; translated from the coding sequence ATGAAGAAACGCGGATTTGCCGCGGCGGCGGTGTGCATCGTGATGATCGGCGCGATATGGGCGGGCTGGCCCGAGCCAGCGGGCGATCAGGTGTGGGCGTACCAGAAGCTGCAGCCAGCCGACTACCGGCTGCTGCACAGTGATGCACTCGGCTTCGTTACCGCCAAAGCGGATGAGGGCTTTCAACTGCACACACGCTATGCCGGGGTGACGTCCTTCGAGATCCGATGCAAGGGCGTTCTGGTGATGGACGTGGAGAACGCCCCCTCACGCGTGCTGATCCGGATGCCTGCCGATGCACTGTGGCGGGCGCCGGATATCGAGCGCCTGCGTCTCAGTTTCGAGCGATGGTTGGACTATCACCAGAGCCAGGGCGGGTTGCTGGTGGAGAGTGGAGGAACATCGTGGATCGAAGCGCTGTTTGGGCGCTTCAATGAGTCCGTGCCTGATGAGCAGCGTTGCGTGTTTTGA